Proteins encoded in a region of the Pseudomonas sp. GOM7 genome:
- a CDS encoding ParA family protein, producing MQVTATYSTKGGTGKTTGSANLGALSADAGLRTLLIDLDTGQPTLSSYFPLEYTAPGGVYDLLVHNTVDAEKIISRTEIPNLDIILSNDPHNQLETLLLHAPDGRLRLRTLLARLPNNYDLVIIDTKGAAAVTVEAALVAADNAISPLYPEMLAAREFNRGTLQLLQGVNNLRRTLGLCELPLNVVFNRQDKTNDARDIALEIRDMLRTMGASVKVLGTHIPALVTYRVAASNGVPAHHLERSTPSNRRTASALQTMKSVACEVWPSWTQRFEGV from the coding sequence ATGCAAGTTACAGCTACCTATTCGACGAAAGGCGGCACCGGAAAAACCACTGGGTCGGCCAACCTCGGTGCGCTTTCAGCCGACGCGGGTCTACGTACCCTTCTGATCGATCTCGATACCGGTCAGCCTACCCTCTCTAGCTATTTTCCCCTCGAGTACACAGCGCCTGGCGGCGTGTACGACCTGCTTGTTCACAACACGGTCGATGCTGAAAAGATCATCTCCAGGACTGAGATCCCAAACCTGGACATCATTCTCTCGAATGACCCTCACAATCAGCTGGAAACCTTGCTGCTACATGCGCCAGATGGCCGGCTTCGCCTGCGTACTCTGCTTGCGCGACTTCCAAACAACTATGACCTGGTGATCATCGACACCAAGGGTGCAGCAGCAGTCACTGTCGAAGCAGCACTGGTCGCAGCCGACAACGCCATTTCCCCGCTCTACCCCGAGATGCTGGCCGCGCGGGAATTCAATCGCGGAACGTTGCAACTGCTCCAGGGCGTCAACAACCTGCGCCGCACCCTGGGCCTCTGTGAGTTACCGTTGAACGTCGTGTTCAATCGCCAGGACAAAACAAACGATGCTCGTGACATCGCCCTGGAAATTCGCGACATGCTCAGAACGATGGGCGCTAGCGTCAAAGTGCTGGGGACTCATATCCCTGCATTGGTGACTTACCGAGTAGCGGCCTCGAACGGCGTGCCGGCACATCACCTCGAACGCTCCACCCCCTCCAATCGACGTACAGCATCTGCCCTCCAGACGATGAAGTCTGTCGCTTGCGAGGTTTGGCCAAGCTGGACACAACGCTTCGAGGGGGTGTGA